The Triticum aestivum cultivar Chinese Spring chromosome 3A, IWGSC CS RefSeq v2.1, whole genome shotgun sequence genome includes a region encoding these proteins:
- the LOC123060537 gene encoding NADH-cytochrome b5 reductase-like protein isoform X1, which translates to MAALLMRRLAGTYRGRAPLAAAAAVGGAALFYASSNPTVAHMEEKGEDAAAKVALNPEQWLEFKLQEKATVSHDSELFRFSFDPSTKLGLDVASCLVTRAPIGQEVEGKRKYVIRPYTPISDPDSKGYFDLLIKVYPEGKMSQHFANLKPGDVLEVKGPIEKLRYSPNMKRQIGMVAGGTGITPMLQVVRAILKNPDDNTQVSLIYANVSPDDILLKKELDRLASSYPNFKVSFGELLGLLNCHMGEVAAKHDIFATFQVFYTVDKPSSDWRGGVGYISKDMVLKGLPGPGEDSLILVCGPPGMMNHISGNKAKDYSQGEVTGLLKDLGYTADMVYKF; encoded by the exons ATGGCGGCTCTGCTGATGCGTAGGCTCGCCGGGACCTACCGCGGCCGCGCgccgctggccgccgccgccgccgttggcgGGGCCGCGCTCTTCTACGCCTCGTCGAACCCCACCGTC GCGCACATGGAGGAGAAGGGGGAAGATGCCGCTGCCAAAGTTG CCCTTAACCCTGAGCAATGGTTAGAATTCAAGCTCCAGGAGAAGGCAACAGTTAGTCATGATTCAGAGCTATTCAG ATTTTCGTTTGACCCATCTACTAAGCTGGGCCTGGATGTTGCCTCATGTCTTGTAACAAG GGCCCCCATAGGTCAGGAAGTGGAGGGAAAAAGAAAATACGTCATTCGCCC GTACACACCTATCTCTGACCCAGATTCTAAAGGATATTTCGACCTATTAATCAAG GTTTATCCCGAAGGGAAAATGTCTCAGCATTTTGCTAATTTGAAGCCAGGAGATGTTCTCGAAGTCAAAGG GCCCATTGAAAAGCTCAGATATAGCCCAAATATGAAAAGACAAATTGGCATG GTTGCTGGTGGTACTGGCATAACGCCAATGCTGCAAGTTGTTAGGGCCATCCTGAAAAACCCTGATGACAACACTCAG GTTTCCTTGATCTACGCCAATGTGTCACCAGATGATATCTTGCTGAAAAAGGAGTTAGATAGACTTGCCAGCAGCTATCCTAATTTCAAGGTTAGCTTTGGTGAATTGCTGGGGTTGCTCAATTGCCACATGGGTGAAGTTGCTGCTAAGCATGATATCTTTGCAACATTTCAGGTGTTTTATACAGTCGATAAACCATCAAGTGACTGGAGGGGTGGTGTTGGCTACATATCAAAGGACATGGTTTTGAAAGGTTTGCCAGGCCCAGGGGAGGATTCTCTTATTCTT GTTTGTGGTCCTCCTGGAATGATGAATCACATATCTGGAAATAAGGCAAAGGATTATTCACAGGGCGAG GTCACTGGCCTTCTCAAGGATTTAGGATACACGGCAGATATGGTATACAAATTTTGA
- the LOC123060537 gene encoding NADH-cytochrome b5 reductase-like protein isoform X2 produces MAALLMRRLAGTYRGRAPLAAAAAVGGAALFYASSNPTVAHMEEKGEDAAAKVALNPEQWLEFKLQEKATVSHDSELFRFSFDPSTKLGLDVASCLVTRAPIGQEVEGKRKYVIRPYTPISDPDSKGYFDLLIKVYPEGKMSQHFANLKPGDVLEVKGPIEKLRYSPNMKRQIGMVAGGTGITPMLQVVRAILKNPDDNTQVSLIYANVSPDDILLKKELDRLASSYPNFKVFYTVDKPSSDWRGGVGYISKDMVLKGLPGPGEDSLILVCGPPGMMNHISGNKAKDYSQGEVTGLLKDLGYTADMVYKF; encoded by the exons ATGGCGGCTCTGCTGATGCGTAGGCTCGCCGGGACCTACCGCGGCCGCGCgccgctggccgccgccgccgccgttggcgGGGCCGCGCTCTTCTACGCCTCGTCGAACCCCACCGTC GCGCACATGGAGGAGAAGGGGGAAGATGCCGCTGCCAAAGTTG CCCTTAACCCTGAGCAATGGTTAGAATTCAAGCTCCAGGAGAAGGCAACAGTTAGTCATGATTCAGAGCTATTCAG ATTTTCGTTTGACCCATCTACTAAGCTGGGCCTGGATGTTGCCTCATGTCTTGTAACAAG GGCCCCCATAGGTCAGGAAGTGGAGGGAAAAAGAAAATACGTCATTCGCCC GTACACACCTATCTCTGACCCAGATTCTAAAGGATATTTCGACCTATTAATCAAG GTTTATCCCGAAGGGAAAATGTCTCAGCATTTTGCTAATTTGAAGCCAGGAGATGTTCTCGAAGTCAAAGG GCCCATTGAAAAGCTCAGATATAGCCCAAATATGAAAAGACAAATTGGCATG GTTGCTGGTGGTACTGGCATAACGCCAATGCTGCAAGTTGTTAGGGCCATCCTGAAAAACCCTGATGACAACACTCAG GTTTCCTTGATCTACGCCAATGTGTCACCAGATGATATCTTGCTGAAAAAGGAGTTAGATAGACTTGCCAGCAGCTATCCTAATTTCAAG GTGTTTTATACAGTCGATAAACCATCAAGTGACTGGAGGGGTGGTGTTGGCTACATATCAAAGGACATGGTTTTGAAAGGTTTGCCAGGCCCAGGGGAGGATTCTCTTATTCTT GTTTGTGGTCCTCCTGGAATGATGAATCACATATCTGGAAATAAGGCAAAGGATTATTCACAGGGCGAG GTCACTGGCCTTCTCAAGGATTTAGGATACACGGCAGATATGGTATACAAATTTTGA